One segment of Ricinus communis isolate WT05 ecotype wild-type chromosome 8, ASM1957865v1, whole genome shotgun sequence DNA contains the following:
- the LOC8282961 gene encoding protein NLP2 isoform X2, producing the protein MDGTPNSPVKLFSSSGNAINWDFMEELLYQECWLENSAEGFNMTQQSGNSISNIVYDPSRSVPSLRSSYPNINTQHEQLYQEQITGHRNFPSNTPLHYHKADEHPQDESESTTTTVVQSKRLPIIEGTEAGRGWPISNSRSSNYSVKERIRQALQYLEGYTKDKDVLIQVWMPIKRGGKNFLTTIDQPYFLKPGCKNLSCYRNVAKTYDFPLEENSQDSIGFPGRVFLEKLPDWSPDVRLFRENEYPFRDHARQYNICGCLAIPVLGPSSGTCLGVIEVVTTAHHKISCRPELEYICKALKEVDLKTSQDFCSPSVKVLNELYEVAVPEISEILQSVCKRFRLPLALTWAPCKRLGESGYDEHFPEKFASCILTVDSACFLADKELSGFYKACSEQYIFLGQGTVGKAFSKQKQCFSPDITCFTKTSYPLAHHANIYNLQAAVAFPLRSIYTGLFEFVLELFLPQRCRDPEEQSRMWDLLSISIQQSCRSLQVILDKEIVPTEETDKKSGSSSWIACTMGAQKNGNGCCVSWDCKENEPKEEFKVITNWDGSDDQVELEHDLRVFSELQQLQKISPQPKSISIDDYGVSSSSGKRRASSRKAGEKKRISIEDSISLEVLQQHFAGTLQDAAKSIGVCPTTLKRICRKNGITRWPSRKIKKVDHSLRKLQKVIDSVQGNQGSIHIGSFYSAFPQLSSPKISINAPFSSTMKNRDNSKQFNPPPERAASRSSHSSSCSKGSCSSMCCSAQSHKHTTTINNLSSRSPLLAQNPNEVLQERSCSKVELHALNQEELNIPSLQEAGAFRVKAIFAEEKVRLCLQPNWKLWELRQEIGKRFNLDDFTGIDLKYLDDDGEWVRLNCDADLEECKDIYKYCKSKAVIISLHQASQPILASSLCWRGQF; encoded by the exons atggaTGGTACCCCAAATTCTCCAGTCAAATTATTCTCATCATCAGGCAATGCCATTAACTGGGATTTTATGGAAGAGCTCTTGTATCAAGAATGCTGGTTGGAGAACAGTGCTGAAGGGTTCAACATGACACAGCAGTCAGGTAACTCTATCTCTAACATTGTCTATGACCCTTCCCGATCTGTACCTTCTTTGAGATCCAGTTATCCAAATATAAACACACAGCATGAGCAGCTCTATCAAGAACAGATAACTGGTCATAGGAACTTCCCTTCAAACACACCTCTACATTACCATAAAGCTGATGAACATCCTCAGGATGAATCTGAGAGTACTACCACAACTGTAGTACAATCCAAAAGGTTGCCAATTATTGAAGGTACTGAAGCGGGTAGAGGATGGCCGATTTCGAATTCAAGGTCTTCTAATTATTCGGTGAAGGAAAGAATAAGGCAAGCTCTTCAATACTTGGAAGGTTATACTAAAGACAAGGATGTACTTATTCAAGTATGGATGCCTATAAAAAGAGGTGGAAAAAATTTCCTTACTACAATTGACCAGCCTTACTTTCTTAAACCGGGCTGTAAAAATCTTTCCTGTTACAGAAATGTTGCCAAAACCTATGACTTTCCTTTAGAGGAGAATTCACAGGACTCTATAGGGTTTCCTGGCCGAGTTTTCTTGGAGAAGTTACCAGATTGGAGTCCTGATGTCCGTCTGTTCCGAGAGAACGAATATCCATTCAGGGATCATGCAAGGCAGTACAACATTTGTGGGTGCCTTGCTATTCCTGTTTTGGGACCAAGTAGTGGGACTTGTTTGGGTGTCATCGAAGTTGTCACTACTGCTCATCACAAGATAAGTTGTCGACCAGAATTAGAATATATTTGCAAAGCTCTCAAG GAGGTTGATTTAAAGACTTCTCAAGACTTCTGTTCTCCCAGTGTTAAG GTTCTCAATGAATTGTATGAAGTTGCTGTTCCTGAAATATCAGAGATTTTGCAATCTGTATGCAAAAGATTCAGATTGCCTTTAGCTCTGACATGGGCTCCATGCAAGCGGCTAGGGGAAAGTGGATATGATGAGCATTTTCCCGAGAAGTTTGCTTCTTGTATTCTTACAGTAGATTCTGCATGCTTTCTAGCTGATAAGGAGCTTTCAGGATTTTACAAGGCATGTTCTGAACAATATATTTTCCTCGGCCAAGGAACCGTCGGGAAAGCATtctcaaaacaaaaacaatgcTTTTCACCTGATATAACTTGCTTTACCAAGACAAGTTATCCTCTCGCTCACCATGCTAACATATATAACCTGCAAGCTGCAGTTGCATTTCCATTACGAAGCATCTATactggattgtttgagtttgttttggagttattcttgCCCCAACGTTGTCGAGACCCCGAAGAACAAAGCCGAATGTGGGATCTATTGTCGATTTCCATCCAACAATCTTGCCGTAGTTTACAAGTCATCCTTGACAAGGAGATTGTGCCTACAGAAGAAACTGATAAGAAATCTGGGTCGTCATCTTGGATTGCCTGTACTATGGGAGCTCAAAAGAATGGTAATGGCTGCTGCGTTTCGTGGGATTGTAAAGAAAATGAACCTAAAGAGGAGTTCAAGGTGATAACTAATTGGGATGGCTCTGATGATCAGGTGGAATTGGAACATGACCTGCGGGTATTCTCTGAGCTGCAACAACTTCAGAAAATCTCTCCGCAGCCTAAGAGTATTAGCATTGATGATTATGGAGTTTCATCTTCCTCTGGTAAGCGCCGCGCATCGAGTAGAAAAGCAGGCGAGAAGAAACGGATCAGCATAGAAGATAGCATCAGCTTAGAAGTTCTTCAACAACACTTTGCTGGAACCCTTCAGGATGCTGCTAAAAGTATTGGTG TGTGTCCCACTACATTGAAACGGATATGCAGAAAGAATGGTATCACCAGATGGCCCTCTCGAAAGATCAAGAAGGTAGATCACTCTTTGAGAAAACTGCAAAAGGTGATAGACTCCGTTCAAGGTAATCAGGGGTCCATTCACATCGGCTCTTTCTATTCAGCATTTCCACAGCTGAGCTCTCCAAAAATTTCTATCAATGCTCCTTTCTCATCAACTATGAAGAATAGAGACAATTCAAAGCAATTTAACCCTCCACCTGAACGTGCAGCCTCAAGATCATCTCACTCTTCTTCATGCAGCAAGGGCTCTTGTTCAAGTATGTGCTGCTCTGCTCAGTCACACAAGCACACTACAACcattaataatttaagtaGCAGAAGTCCTTTGCTGGCACAGAACCCTAATGAGGTACTGCAAGAAAGAAGTTGCAGTAAAGTAGAATTACATGCACTGAATCAAGAGGAACTGAACATTCCT AGTTTACAAGAGGCGGGCGCATTCAGAGTGAAAGCCATTTTCGCAGAAGAAAAGGTTCGTTTATGCTTGCAACCTAATTGGAAGTTATGGGAATTGCGGCAAGAGATAGGAAAGCGTTTCAACCTAGATGATTTCACAGGAATAGATCTCAAGTATTTGGATGATGATGGCGAGTGGGTTCGTTTGAACTGTGATGCTGATCTTGAGGAGTGCAAAGACATTTATAAGTACTGTAAGAGCAAAGCAGTCATAATATCACTTCACCAAGCTTCTCAACCAATTCTGGCAAGTTCACTTTGCTGGAGGGGCCAATTCTAG
- the LOC8282961 gene encoding protein NLP2 isoform X1 has protein sequence MDGTPNSPVKLFSSSGNAINWDFMEELLYQECWLENSAEGFNMTQQSGNSISNIVYDPSRSVPSLRSSYPNINTQHEQLYQEQITGHRNFPSNTPLHYHKADEHPQDESESTTTTVVQSKRLPIIEGTEAGRGWPISNSRSSNYSVKERIRQALQYLEGYTKDKDVLIQVWMPIKRGGKNFLTTIDQPYFLKPGCKNLSCYRNVAKTYDFPLEENSQDSIGFPGRVFLEKLPDWSPDVRLFRENEYPFRDHARQYNICGCLAIPVLGPSSGTCLGVIEVVTTAHHKISCRPELEYICKALKEVDLKTSQDFCSPSVKVLNELYEVAVPEISEILQSVCKRFRLPLALTWAPCKRLGESGYDEHFPEKFASCILTVDSACFLADKELSGFYKACSEQYIFLGQGTVGKAFSKQKQCFSPDITCFTKTSYPLAHHANIYNLQAAVAFPLRSIYTGLFEFVLELFLPQRCRDPEEQSRMWDLLSISIQQSCRSLQVILDKEIVPTEETDKKSGSSSWIACTMGAQKNGNGCCVSWDCKENEPKEEFKVITNWDGSDDQVELEHDLRVFSELQQLQKISPQPKSISIDDYGVSSSSGKRRASSRKAGEKKRISIEDSISLEVLQQHFAGTLQDAAKSIGVCPTTLKRICRKNGITRWPSRKIKKVDHSLRKLQKVIDSVQGNQGSIHIGSFYSAFPQLSSPKISINAPFSSTMKNRDNSKQFNPPPERAASRSSHSSSCSKGSCSSMCCSAQSHKHTTTINNLSSRSPLLAQNPNEVLQERSCSKVELHALNQEELNIPVRSLVHKTLSNFSSMDTPPPCSFLTNKIGQSLQEAGAFRVKAIFAEEKVRLCLQPNWKLWELRQEIGKRFNLDDFTGIDLKYLDDDGEWVRLNCDADLEECKDIYKYCKSKAVIISLHQASQPILASSLCWRGQF, from the exons atggaTGGTACCCCAAATTCTCCAGTCAAATTATTCTCATCATCAGGCAATGCCATTAACTGGGATTTTATGGAAGAGCTCTTGTATCAAGAATGCTGGTTGGAGAACAGTGCTGAAGGGTTCAACATGACACAGCAGTCAGGTAACTCTATCTCTAACATTGTCTATGACCCTTCCCGATCTGTACCTTCTTTGAGATCCAGTTATCCAAATATAAACACACAGCATGAGCAGCTCTATCAAGAACAGATAACTGGTCATAGGAACTTCCCTTCAAACACACCTCTACATTACCATAAAGCTGATGAACATCCTCAGGATGAATCTGAGAGTACTACCACAACTGTAGTACAATCCAAAAGGTTGCCAATTATTGAAGGTACTGAAGCGGGTAGAGGATGGCCGATTTCGAATTCAAGGTCTTCTAATTATTCGGTGAAGGAAAGAATAAGGCAAGCTCTTCAATACTTGGAAGGTTATACTAAAGACAAGGATGTACTTATTCAAGTATGGATGCCTATAAAAAGAGGTGGAAAAAATTTCCTTACTACAATTGACCAGCCTTACTTTCTTAAACCGGGCTGTAAAAATCTTTCCTGTTACAGAAATGTTGCCAAAACCTATGACTTTCCTTTAGAGGAGAATTCACAGGACTCTATAGGGTTTCCTGGCCGAGTTTTCTTGGAGAAGTTACCAGATTGGAGTCCTGATGTCCGTCTGTTCCGAGAGAACGAATATCCATTCAGGGATCATGCAAGGCAGTACAACATTTGTGGGTGCCTTGCTATTCCTGTTTTGGGACCAAGTAGTGGGACTTGTTTGGGTGTCATCGAAGTTGTCACTACTGCTCATCACAAGATAAGTTGTCGACCAGAATTAGAATATATTTGCAAAGCTCTCAAG GAGGTTGATTTAAAGACTTCTCAAGACTTCTGTTCTCCCAGTGTTAAG GTTCTCAATGAATTGTATGAAGTTGCTGTTCCTGAAATATCAGAGATTTTGCAATCTGTATGCAAAAGATTCAGATTGCCTTTAGCTCTGACATGGGCTCCATGCAAGCGGCTAGGGGAAAGTGGATATGATGAGCATTTTCCCGAGAAGTTTGCTTCTTGTATTCTTACAGTAGATTCTGCATGCTTTCTAGCTGATAAGGAGCTTTCAGGATTTTACAAGGCATGTTCTGAACAATATATTTTCCTCGGCCAAGGAACCGTCGGGAAAGCATtctcaaaacaaaaacaatgcTTTTCACCTGATATAACTTGCTTTACCAAGACAAGTTATCCTCTCGCTCACCATGCTAACATATATAACCTGCAAGCTGCAGTTGCATTTCCATTACGAAGCATCTATactggattgtttgagtttgttttggagttattcttgCCCCAACGTTGTCGAGACCCCGAAGAACAAAGCCGAATGTGGGATCTATTGTCGATTTCCATCCAACAATCTTGCCGTAGTTTACAAGTCATCCTTGACAAGGAGATTGTGCCTACAGAAGAAACTGATAAGAAATCTGGGTCGTCATCTTGGATTGCCTGTACTATGGGAGCTCAAAAGAATGGTAATGGCTGCTGCGTTTCGTGGGATTGTAAAGAAAATGAACCTAAAGAGGAGTTCAAGGTGATAACTAATTGGGATGGCTCTGATGATCAGGTGGAATTGGAACATGACCTGCGGGTATTCTCTGAGCTGCAACAACTTCAGAAAATCTCTCCGCAGCCTAAGAGTATTAGCATTGATGATTATGGAGTTTCATCTTCCTCTGGTAAGCGCCGCGCATCGAGTAGAAAAGCAGGCGAGAAGAAACGGATCAGCATAGAAGATAGCATCAGCTTAGAAGTTCTTCAACAACACTTTGCTGGAACCCTTCAGGATGCTGCTAAAAGTATTGGTG TGTGTCCCACTACATTGAAACGGATATGCAGAAAGAATGGTATCACCAGATGGCCCTCTCGAAAGATCAAGAAGGTAGATCACTCTTTGAGAAAACTGCAAAAGGTGATAGACTCCGTTCAAGGTAATCAGGGGTCCATTCACATCGGCTCTTTCTATTCAGCATTTCCACAGCTGAGCTCTCCAAAAATTTCTATCAATGCTCCTTTCTCATCAACTATGAAGAATAGAGACAATTCAAAGCAATTTAACCCTCCACCTGAACGTGCAGCCTCAAGATCATCTCACTCTTCTTCATGCAGCAAGGGCTCTTGTTCAAGTATGTGCTGCTCTGCTCAGTCACACAAGCACACTACAACcattaataatttaagtaGCAGAAGTCCTTTGCTGGCACAGAACCCTAATGAGGTACTGCAAGAAAGAAGTTGCAGTAAAGTAGAATTACATGCACTGAATCAAGAGGAACTGAACATTCCTGTAAGATCTCTAGTTCATAAAACATTGAGCAACTTTTCAAGTATGGATACTCCACCACCCTGCTCTTTCTTGACAAATAAAATTGGCCAGAGTTTACAAGAGGCGGGCGCATTCAGAGTGAAAGCCATTTTCGCAGAAGAAAAGGTTCGTTTATGCTTGCAACCTAATTGGAAGTTATGGGAATTGCGGCAAGAGATAGGAAAGCGTTTCAACCTAGATGATTTCACAGGAATAGATCTCAAGTATTTGGATGATGATGGCGAGTGGGTTCGTTTGAACTGTGATGCTGATCTTGAGGAGTGCAAAGACATTTATAAGTACTGTAAGAGCAAAGCAGTCATAATATCACTTCACCAAGCTTCTCAACCAATTCTGGCAAGTTCACTTTGCTGGAGGGGCCAATTCTAG